Genomic window (Vigna radiata var. radiata cultivar VC1973A chromosome 1, Vradiata_ver6, whole genome shotgun sequence):
GAATTGTCAAATTGGCCCATGAGATATGTCAAAGAATGGCACACGTATTTTGTAAATGGGTACAAGTTCCACACCGATGCATGGTCgaaaaaaaaagacaactaATTGTGGGGTGTTCGTTAAGGGCCTTACTGAGGGTGGCTATGATGACTTCTATGatattattcaaaaaatttatgaGCTGGACTATAATACTTCAAGGACTAAAAAAAGGGTAGTTCTTTTTTATTGTCAATGGTATGATCCATCTAGGAATGGAACAAGAGTGGATCCTAGGTATAATATTGTAGAAATTCAGATGACTTCAAGATACCGATCATTTGATCCATTCATTTTAGCTTTTAATGTTCGACAAGTTTATTATGTCCCATATCCAACATTTCGCAGCATTGACAAACGTGGTTGGTGTGTTGTAATACAAACCAAGCCTAGGGGTCAGATTGAGTCAAATGATGTCGAAGACGATATCCCTTTCCAAGTTGATGAAATGACACATGGAAATGAAACCATTGAAGTTGAAGGTGTATCTACATTGCAAGACTTCGATGGTGATGCTGAAGAGTTAGAAGGACAAATACaagaacatgaagaagaaggagaagaaaaagaggaagaaaaagacaacgaagaagaacttgaagatgacgaagaagacgacgatgaagatgatgatgattatgatgatcaTAGTGACGCATCAAACAATGATGACAATGAGGATGATGAGGactattgaattatttaaatgcTTGTATTTTGACATGTCTACGATTcatgattatttaaaattaaatcatttattaaataccAATTATGTACTTTGCGTTTAAttgtctatttatttatatattttaaattacagtaATGTCAAGAGAGGAGCCTTCACGCCCTGACAAGGGCAAGACGGTAAAAAGGGTTAGGAAAGCAAAGTACATTATTAGAGTTCCTTCGACGATACCATTTTCTAGTGCCACTACTCTACCAGACGTTGGCTCCTCACGTCCACCACCCCCTTCTACGACACCACACCTTTGTCGGGCCCACACCTCTTACTATAGGGCTCACACCTTCTACTATAGGGCCCATTCCTTCAGTTGTAGggcccatcatcatcatcatcctaaTAGCCATGCCCACCTCAGCAGCCTTCCCAGACCACAACTATGCAAGACGAAGATagtgatgattctgatgatccTGATGATTATCATAGGTTTTGATATTTAGAAACTTTAGAAAACATTtagttaggttttcttttttaaaaactttgttttgacactgataagttgtcgttgaaggtatcaaattaatactaattttcaaggcaacttcagtattgcctagtagtattcaagaaagtagatagggctaaagtaaccctaagtcgtttcctaacgaacacggaattgctttcgaatatctgactcttatgaatgctatgcaatgcttttGAGTAACGAGTAaaagtgagaatgtttaaagaatgttgtggaaaaaagaggaaacttaaaaacaattatgaagaaacaggctattccactgcttttccaaaataacttcatcattggttattcacaggtcattgttcaattgattattgtttaagtttcaaattaattaaagtacattcttaattaatttgagggcgatcatgcagttaatcaaagtacattctccatcaaatgcaagacctttttagattattcacaatgaattcaaccaaagtacattctcaatcaaatttattgtgtttaatcatatctattcttaaatctcctaaccaaattaaaagNtaatcaatcaaagtaaattctcaattgattatagttgaaattattactaccaaccaaagtacattctcaattgatagtaaaaNccatttaatcatatgaaagttcataaattcaatcaaagtagattctcaattaaacctagaaaccctggaactcatataattaatatgcatgtagattcaaacacattatgatgcaaaaatctttgcttttaatatgatagagagatgaaagacatagaaagagaacaactttaatcaataatcaaaagaaacaattgcattaattcacttactctcagaatccataatgaaattacagcagaatagccctagatgcttagctctccatgaatggagtagaatacatgatgaaataagagAGAGGAGTCGTCAATGGATGAAGTCccttgggtctctttatataggcttgattgggcttggacttatatcttttatcttatatctaatatctttcaaatattcaacagatttaatcagtttttgagaatatttgataatatctttcctATATCAGAAAAGATTTGgctaatattatcttttgatatttattgatatagttaaataaggtaattatttaacaatatcaagtaaaatatcttaagatatattttctccaaaatatctttaaaaatatctaatagaTTTAAACTTgcccaaaattatatttcaaccctttttattttattcaaatttacacataagtccaaattttcctctaattgcacattagccatctctttcttttcaaaattgcataagagcCCTGAGTCGACCANattggaccatctttgaccattcaatttcatgcttttaaatgaataaaattctaatttcagctgcacaaataaacattagaacatccaaaataatttatgcaactaagaatcatattttaagcatctttaattctcaaacccaataaatccaatcctcataaattcactttaaatcaatcatttaagcacaagaatctcataaaaaaatttgaattctaaaacataaatgtgggcataaatatgaaCTCATCACACCCCCAAACTTAtccttttgcactcttgggcaaaattgattaatttcaaaactttgttcTGGGCCATTTTATTCCATATTTGCATTTGGATCAAAAGAATGAACATCACCAGACATAGATCAAACATCTAAGCATCACTTTGTCATGGACATGCAAATGAAATCACTTTATTCTTCACACATGAGTTAAACTTTTTGAAttcccaagaaaatcaaatatgaaagataacacTCAAGTCAAAATGTATCTATTTCATCTCcaaatctctcaagtgtttttggCTTGTGTTTACACTCAAAATACCCATGTAAGTAGACACCCTTGGTATTTAGCAAGACTCTAACATTCgcatactttttaaaaaacatacaatATTGATCATGAGGGCTTTTTAAAGGTTATATTGAGGCCAAGGCAAGGTAGGAAATTTCTTTTGGAATTTGAGgttttgaaattgatatagaaaGAGTAATGACACTTTATCTCAAAAACAACCTTATTTTTTGCTCTGTttaggaagattttttttttctattttttttcatcctttttttttcaaaacttcaacttttcatcttcctttttgccttcccttttttttattttgtggtgAGACACTCACCCACACACTTATTCATCACTTACTTATAACACAATCCATTACTCCTTCTTCTTTCCGAAGGTGAGGAACGTAtgattttccttcatttttttcatttggcaattattggaaacaagaaaaatagtcttaaggctcaaaggggtttccaatggattaatgttaaggtaagtttatttggccaagtagctaaaacaagaaaggcctcaatcatatcaaatcatgAATATTCACCTCAGTTGCACAACACAGAATCAAGCTAAATATTAGAGTATCATCAAAACATGGGCAaatcactcaagaaaaataggtaTGGCACATGATGTTCCATCCTTATCATTAGGCTCAAAACACACatggttcaaatttctttcacaaagGATTTAATCAAGAAATTCTCAATTCAACTCAATCAgcaaatcataaaagtaatacATTCATATCAACACGactcttttttatatatgatcatCCAGTTACTGATTCAGACTCTCAAATccattgcaaatatttattaaagaaaagaaaagaagagaaaagaaaaatagggaacaaatcaaattgtttccccacacccccacacttaaactatGCATATTGCTCAATGTATGCCTTACATATAGAATGCACAGAAAAAGTATGAGGGGACTTACCTCCTTCACGGTGGAAGGAATGTTAGTAGGACTTCATCAGAAAAGTCATCCTGGATTGGAAtgttatcttttcctttttcaatccTACTAAGATGGTCAACTACTAAATTATGTGCTTCACTTCTGTCTTGAATAGGAGTCAACTTGTCCTTCTCGTTCTTGACCATTGTGATTCCATTTTTCTTGGGAACCACATGTATAGGGCCCACCCAAATGCTACCAAAATTGTTGTATATAATACCTGTTTGTAGCAGCTTGGTGTCCCTTTTCTTTACAACCCCCACCAGTTGAGAATTTAGTCTTCCTTGAGGTTGTCTCACTGGTTTAGCATCACCTGATAAgtcaatacaaaacaaagaatgatcTTTAATCGGATGCTTCCTAGATTCCAACACGTTGAAGCGCATTTTCTCGTCTCCTATCTCCATTGTCAATGATCCTGCATGCACATCTATCTTGGTTCATGTTGTCATCATGAAGGGTCTTCCCAAGATAATAGTTGTTGGATTgattccttcttcatccttcatgtCCAAGATATAGAAATCTGcaggaaaaattaacttgtctaCTCGGACAAGCACATCCTCAAGCACACCTACAGGGTTAACTGTGCTACGGTTGGCcagttgaatgaccacaccAGTAGTCTTAAGAGGTCCCAGAGATAGAGAAGTAAACACTGATAAAAGCATTACATTAATGGAAGCCCCTAAATCTAGCATGGCATTGTCAAACTTCGAATCTCCAATAACACAAGGAATAGAAAACATACCTGGATCCTTGCATTTTCGCGGTATTTCAATATGCTTCTTAATCAAGCTTGACACATTTCTTCCCAAATTCACAACCTCATTATCCCTAAAACGCCTtctatttgtgcaaatttcttttaaaaacttagCGTATTTAGGGATTTGCTTAACAACATCAAGCAAGGGAATATTGATCTCCACCTTTTTGAAAGTATTCAAGATCTCTTGGTCTAATTCCTCCATGTTTTTGTTTCTCGGCTTCAACCGATTGGGATATGGAGGTGgtggagaagaagatgaagaagaatttttagaagaagaagactTAGAGGATACTGACCTGTATTTTTCAGTGGTGGTCTCAGGTGATGGTTCACTTGGTTCTCCATTTTCATTGAtatgtttttcttcattctcCTTATCTTCATGCTCTTGGGTTCCTTCGGAGCCTCGTACTTGCTTACCCATTCTTAAAGTAATAGCACTTACATTTTGCGGGTTGATCATTGTTTGTGCAGGCAGTTTAATTGACTCCTTAGCCTCTAACTTTTCCATCCTCTGAGTCAAATctacaattgatttcttgatttctgAATTTTGCTCAATCATTGTTTTCATACTGGCTAAATTACCGACGGCCCCTAAGCTGTCACTAAACCCACACACTTTCGCCTAACATTATCGAGGGCTTTCGCCCCTCGGAAATTCCGACGGCcttttggccttcggtattactgAGGGCTTTCGGGTCGTCGGTAATACTGAAGGCCAAAAGGTCGTCGGTAATGTTTCCGACAAGCAAATTATTGACAGTTTTTGCGTCGTCGAAAAGTCGTCGGTAAACGTACTTTACCGACGGTGTTTTGTCATTACCGAGGGATTTTAGCCATGGgtaaatcccttcttttttataaaactctCCCTCGAATCTAATTAAGTTGAATTCTTATGAATGGGTTCttaattactataatatttttaatatttatcacaTTATGTCTCTTTTTGTAgattctaatttataaaaagtttaatttcaataattaataaatatttagatattcaaaagattttaaatatactactgactaattataaaattttgtaacttatatttttaaactaattaaaaaaatacttatacatACACATAACTAATTAGTTATAGtaaaattaatatcataacAATAAAGTGTGTTTACCATAATATTTATAACTTGGGTGTAAAACACTGTCCTAATGAGTAAGAGATAACTTGCGTGCTAAGAACAATCCAAATGTCATAACTCGGTTAATGTGATCCTCTTCATtcacaaaaatcacaaaatcaatTGGACATTTACTATAGTCCACAAGCATACCAATTTACTGAAAATCAAGCTCATATactcatataatataatattaagtaCTGAGTTTGCTTGCATTTCTAACCTGAGATACCAACATTGCAGTAGACAAGACAAAGATCTTTCCACCAAATGACCAAGCAATACCTTGCCACCAACTGTGGATCATTTGTTAGGAGATTTATCCACACCCAATATACCTCGCATGTACTAAAAAATCAGTGATCTAAATCAGCTCTAAGATCTCCTTTTCCCTTTGATAAGAGCCACTAAACACCCATAAATCATCACAGACAACTTACCCAAAggaaacaaaacctaaaatgcAATGGAAAGAAGATGTTATACATTGATTAACCCAAGAcgatacaattttatataatcatgatatattaatccatttaaaagaaaaaatttctgCCACAAGTACATGGTAGATGCATTAAGATAAAGGAACTACTCTGAGACAAGTGCTAACCCTGAAATTTGCTTGACAAAGAACTTTTGTGGTTGTTACATTGAATTCGTTCCTTATGGGAGGCTTGTGTCACCAGGTTTGGTAagatttgttgagattgttgataaaggaagcactggtttagctaaccttaatctcacaatcCTTAAATCACTCTgggttttgatgatgacaacacattattaataacacatgttttgttatgtgttacatgttctattcctTATTggttgatatcttattgaacatgttttctgttgatcttgatatatgaatgcacacTCACTGAGCTTATTACTGATACATCATCTgggattgcattacatatgtttttgaagagaaaaccacatgcacttttatgaacttatattgtgtggcataactacaagttttaagtcgacttcatttgGAAGTATGTCTGTgaatagtaacgactatatttcaaaagttagttattgcattgatgatagtcaactgtattaaatgaaaaatcaatttgtTAGTTGTTGATTGCTACTATTTGCcttaactgttataattatCTGAggacagtcgactctattagtagcttagtcgactacaggagcgtctgatttatagataACTATAAATAGATGTGCCTCAGTTGATCACGAAGACTTTGgaaattctaacactttcatttgtgatttacagattgtgatTTCTGATAATTTGCTCCAGGAACTCATCAAGAATACCATAGTGATCATACCCTGCACATTGTGGTGCTCATCTGCCAatcaagatttctatcaatctttgtaaagattgttgttgtgttCCTGTGTGTTCCTATTGTgttcctgttgtgattacatgGGGTTGACTCGGGGAATCTGGACACTTTAAgtattgttcaaagtgggttaaagattgcagaagaggggatatcttgctgcagtTCTTTATTGTGTGTATTgcttatattttggttagagggttagagaggtgttttatatttttgacgtggaggtttctataaaagccttgttgtaaaaaccttgaccattatagtgcatttgcttccaaattGTGGaaagacactggatgtaggcattgaggccgaatcagtataaaagcctgcatttgaattctctatccctactcttttacattaagtcgactttactgcttTCATAGCCAACTTAGTATTTTCCACTGCActtgaaattttcattccttgtgattcaagaaactttgtaaaggtttatactaTGCGAAAAATGATTTTGCAAAGACTCTAATTTCGAAACCTCACCAATTTACCCCCCTCTTGGAAGcatacctgttttccaacaattggcactagagttggttttcataagatatttaaaaaactagtcgacttccATTTTTCTTGAATTGACTATATACctggaaaattagaatgaaattttttcttgaatccatggatagaggaatttgggatgcaaccttaaatggtccttttgagccTACTCATACGTTgatggaaaaactgttttgaaaaacttttttgAGTGGTCTCAAGAAGAGAATAGGAAAGCgcaatatgatgttaaagccagaaatatcattgcctctgcaataactgttgatgaatttttcagaatatctcaatgcaaatctaccaaggagatgtgggatgtcttggaagtcacacatgaaggcatTAATGAAATCAAGAGAGGAAGGAAGAATTCTTTGATTCGggagtatgaacttttcaagATAAAAGTTGGTGAAACAATTTATGAAGTCCAAAAAAGGTTCAcacacattgtaaatcaccttatggctcttggcaaagtgttTGAGAAGGAAGAGATCAAcgttaatattttgaaaagtcttAACAGAAGCTCGCAACCCAAAGTCACTACAAGCTCTAAGTCTAAAAATCTTACAAGCATGAATAtcgctaccttgtttggcaagttaagagaacatgagttagaacttggtaggtTAAAGGACGACGAGGAGATTAaagagaagaagtccattgctctgaaagcaacaagcaagaaagcctcaaagGCATAGGATGAATAGATgtagagatggacgacaaagaattgatgaccatggtggtaagaaaatttagtcgacttatgaaaaattatagtcaacttactaaccatgcaggtcacaaCAAAGCCAAGAAAGCTTTCAGGTCTAGTACTATACAATTCTATGAGTGTGGAAATGAAGGACACATCAAACCAGATTGTCTAGACCTAAAGCTAAAGCAAAAAGCCAACAGAAGATTTCCTCAAGAGAAATGCACGAAACAAAAAGGAGCTTATATTGCTTGGGATAACAGTGATTTGGATTCTTCAAGTAATGAAGATCATGATCAAGAAGACGAGTCTAACATCTGTTACATGGCTGAAGCATCATTGGATGACTATGACAGTGACACAGAGTTTGAACAAGAACCGATTGAAGTCAAGTATGACCTACTACTGGATGCTTTCAAGGAAGTTCATGCTGAAGCTATGCAACTCCAGTATAAGAGGTCAATCGAATTAACTATGATAGGAaggattatgaatatagaatcaATAATCTTGTCACTGATAATGAAAAGTTACAGAAAGAATTAGATGAAGCCTTAATGTCTactaaagagattaaaattgagactgttacagtagaaaaagcaTGTGATAAATATCCTACTCATGAAAagcaaatagattacttgactagtacGCTAGCCAAATTTACTCAGTGTAGAGATAACTTGGATGTTGTATTAAAGTCTACTGGTAGAGTTATTAACAGAAAAGGTATTGGTTTTAAAGCtaactgtcaacacccaatttcgtccgggtgactaaataataggtcttgcttttattttcgtcttattttgtttcactttgttttattatatttagtttattatttagtttttttattttttttattttattttatttgatttgattttattctgtAATATCTTGAAAAATAACCTTTAGTGGAGTACACGTGGCAGCCTGACATTGGGCATAGTTTTAAAATGGAACTTTGATTAAAATACTCCTTTTTCCAAGTTCAGACTTCTTTCTCCACTGTCCATGcacatctttcatttttcttcttctctNNNNNNNNNNNNNNNNNNNNNNNNNNNNNNNNNNNNNNNNNNNNNNNNNNNNNNNNNNNNNNNNNNNNNNNNNNNNNNNNNNNNNNNNNNNNNNNNNNNNNNNNNNNNNNNNNNNNNNNNNNNNNNNNNNNNNNNNNNNNNNNNNNNNNNNNNNNNNNNNNNNNNNNNNNNNNNNNNNNNNNNNNNNNNNNNNNNNNNNNNNNNNNNNNNNNN
Coding sequences:
- the LOC106761129 gene encoding uncharacterized protein LOC106761129, with the translated sequence MKTMIEQNSEIKKSIVDLTQRMEKLEAKESIKLPAQTMINPQNVSAITLRMGKQVRGSEGTQEHEDKENEEKHINENGEPSEPSPETTTEKYRSVSSKSSSSKNSSSSSSPPPPYPNRLKPRNKNMEELDQEILNTFKKVEINIPLLDVVKQIPKYAKFLKEICTNRRRFRDNEVVNLGRNVSSLIKKHIEIPRKCKDPGMFSIPCVIGDSKFDNAMLDLGASINVMLLSVFTSLSLGPLKTTGVVIQLANRSTVNPVGVLEDVLVRVDKLIFPADFYILDMKDEEGINPTTIILGRPFMMTT